Proteins from a genomic interval of Brachybacterium vulturis:
- a CDS encoding TAXI family TRAP transporter solute-binding subunit: protein MRIGRRTFATLGPLAALGLLAACSDDGGGSDGGGGGGEGDFVTDLTFGTGGTGGVYYPLGGEYATIYEDNIDGITVTYTDSGASVENIGKIFQGEWQLGIAQSDTANKAVTGEGEFEGAQVDNIGWIAGLYPEAAHIVTLEGNGIESPADLKGKKIAVGDVGSGTRAVSDAILTAYGIGEDDYEKFEQDFSSSLDLLRDNNIDASVFVVGTPTGSLGDLAATNDVKLVSLEQDKADKVASESLYEVYTIKPEAYEFLQEPVTTLSVAAALIASTTQVSPEVGYELTKATFEFADTITLPQGDLIAHDFALTGQGEVPLHPGAKKYYEEEGLL from the coding sequence ATGAGAATCGGACGACGGACATTTGCGACGCTGGGCCCGCTGGCGGCCCTCGGCCTGCTGGCCGCCTGCAGCGACGACGGCGGCGGCAGCGACGGCGGCGGTGGTGGCGGCGAGGGTGACTTCGTCACCGACCTCACCTTCGGCACCGGTGGTACCGGTGGCGTGTACTACCCCCTCGGCGGCGAGTACGCGACCATCTACGAGGACAACATCGACGGCATCACCGTCACCTACACCGATTCCGGCGCCTCGGTGGAGAACATCGGCAAGATCTTCCAGGGCGAATGGCAGCTGGGCATCGCCCAGTCGGACACCGCCAACAAGGCGGTCACGGGCGAGGGCGAGTTCGAGGGCGCCCAGGTCGACAACATCGGCTGGATCGCCGGTCTCTACCCCGAGGCCGCCCACATCGTCACGCTCGAGGGCAACGGGATCGAGTCCCCGGCGGACCTCAAGGGCAAGAAGATCGCCGTGGGCGACGTCGGCTCCGGCACCCGTGCGGTCTCCGATGCGATCCTCACCGCCTACGGCATCGGCGAGGACGACTACGAGAAGTTCGAGCAGGACTTCTCCAGCTCGCTCGATCTCCTGCGCGACAACAACATCGATGCGTCGGTGTTCGTGGTCGGCACCCCGACCGGCTCGCTCGGCGACCTCGCCGCGACCAATGACGTCAAGCTGGTCTCGCTCGAGCAGGACAAGGCCGACAAGGTCGCGAGCGAGAGCCTCTACGAGGTCTACACGATCAAGCCCGAGGCGTACGAGTTCCTCCAGGAGCCGGTCACCACCCTCTCGGTCGCCGCGGCGCTGATCGCCTCGACCACACAGGTCAGCCCCGAGGTCGGGTACGAGCTCACCAAGGCGACCTTCGAGTTCGCCGACACCATCACCCTCCCGCAGGGCGACCTGATCGCCCACGACTTCGCGCTGACCGGTCAGGGAGAGGTCCCGCTGCACCCCGGCGCGAAGAAGTACTACGAGGAAGAGGGGCTGCTCTGA
- the efeO gene encoding iron uptake system protein EfeO, whose amino-acid sequence MTRTTLMHTVTRPLAIAAVIALAAAGCTDNPTSGANGAGTQAGAGPVGVTITDEGCAVASTQTPSGAVTFSITNEGTVPNEFEILASDKLRIVTEKENIGPGTTVELTTGLEKGDYFTACKPNMVGALVGVTPFTVTQGEALAVDEDIQKLRDEAITDYTAYIEDQAGQLLAATEDFRDAYLAGDTERAQDLYVLARRHFERIEPTAEAFGIEEPGDLDAALDLRIQDLSAGAGTAVTDPELLARWTGWHRIEADLFSDDEAFRFPDAASRQRVADQLVEDTQTLYDLVTGAQDTASGPFEVTLEDVTLGAGALMEEVATGKIVGEEETFSHTDLDDFQANLDGARVAYGNVQKIVETEDPDLAREITDSFAAVQEELSTHQAGEWEDGTPRYVDYSTIAAVQEDAGPAPKDSEYTDAQRSLSLAVTALADELAQVPAVVLS is encoded by the coding sequence ATGACCCGCACCACCCTGATGCACACGGTGACCCGACCGCTCGCGATCGCCGCCGTGATCGCGCTGGCCGCCGCCGGCTGCACCGACAATCCGACCTCCGGCGCGAACGGGGCCGGCACCCAGGCCGGTGCCGGACCGGTCGGCGTCACCATCACCGACGAGGGCTGCGCGGTCGCCAGCACCCAGACCCCCTCCGGCGCGGTCACCTTCTCCATCACGAACGAGGGCACCGTGCCCAACGAGTTCGAGATCCTGGCCTCCGACAAGCTCCGGATCGTCACCGAGAAGGAGAACATCGGCCCCGGCACCACCGTCGAGCTGACCACCGGGCTCGAGAAGGGCGACTACTTCACCGCCTGCAAACCGAACATGGTCGGTGCGCTGGTGGGGGTCACCCCCTTCACGGTCACCCAGGGGGAGGCCCTCGCTGTCGACGAGGACATCCAGAAGCTGCGCGACGAGGCGATCACGGACTACACCGCGTACATCGAGGACCAGGCCGGGCAGCTCCTCGCCGCGACCGAGGACTTCCGCGACGCCTACCTCGCCGGCGACACCGAGCGGGCCCAGGACCTGTACGTGCTGGCCCGCCGCCACTTCGAACGGATCGAACCGACCGCCGAGGCCTTCGGCATCGAGGAGCCCGGCGATCTGGACGCCGCCCTCGACCTGCGGATCCAGGACCTCTCCGCCGGGGCCGGCACCGCCGTGACCGATCCCGAGCTGCTGGCCCGGTGGACCGGCTGGCATCGCATCGAGGCCGACCTGTTCAGCGACGACGAGGCCTTCCGGTTCCCGGACGCCGCGAGCCGGCAGCGGGTCGCCGATCAGCTGGTGGAGGACACCCAGACCCTCTACGACCTGGTCACCGGAGCACAGGACACCGCCTCGGGTCCGTTCGAGGTCACCCTCGAGGACGTCACCCTCGGTGCCGGCGCCCTGATGGAAGAGGTCGCCACCGGGAAGATCGTCGGCGAGGAGGAGACCTTCTCCCACACCGACCTCGACGACTTCCAGGCGAATCTGGACGGAGCCCGCGTCGCCTACGGCAACGTGCAGAAGATCGTCGAGACGGAGGATCCGGACCTCGCCCGCGAGATCACCGACTCCTTCGCCGCGGTGCAGGAGGAGCTCTCCACCCACCAGGCCGGGGAGTGGGAGGACGGGACCCCCCGCTACGTCGACTACTCGACGATCGCCGCGGTCCAGGAGGATGCCGGACCGGCGCCGAAGGACAGCGAGTACACGGACGCGCAGCGGAGCCTGTCCCTGGCGGTGACCGCACTGGCCGATGAGCTCGCACAGGTCCCCGCCGTCGTGCTGTCATGA
- a CDS encoding TRAP transporter permease, whose translation MSAEDHEKAPGASSLEVDEQAQHEAEARAEELLREHDASSRVRTKLGLWAWGVGGLSIALTLFHLYTGIFGSRPSLIQGAIHLAGATSIIFLLYPAGKSVERRGGRAGIPWWDVVLSLVALAVNLYIVVRYSHLTSNLVQIMGFETLDYVVASLGIVLTLEATRRCVGLPIVIIGLTAIGYSTVIVGQSWQDYAVGTFFTSRAGIFGTPIQVSSTFIFLFLLFAVVLIRTNIGLLFNDLAFRLTGRFTGGPAKAAVAASGLQGMISGSSVANTVASGSFTIPLMKKAGFRPHFAGAAEATASTGGQIMPPIMGAAAFIMAEYTGIPYNDIIVIAIIPAALYFLGAFVSVHFEAKRMRIKGIPASELPGWKSILARLDLLAPLVIIVFMMLSGFSPARAALWGVGVAFALSFLRKSTRLSFTGIVATLEAGARTALPVIAACATAGIVAGTVTGTGLGGRLGNAVIDIAQGNFLLVLLMTMIVCLILGMGLPTTANYVVTATVAAPILINNFEVPVIAAHMFVFFFGILADVTPPVCLAAYAGSGIAGSNPLKTGVTALRLAIAGFLIPFVFVLEPSLLLAGTVAELIPALVTVILGMVAIAAGLAGYFVTDATKIERVVLVVGGVMMVYPWIVISVVGIVLAAAVVALQLIRRGRHRSDRGSAPVAA comes from the coding sequence ATGAGCGCCGAGGACCACGAGAAAGCTCCCGGAGCCTCCTCTCTCGAGGTCGACGAGCAGGCGCAGCATGAGGCCGAGGCGAGAGCCGAGGAGCTGCTGCGCGAGCACGACGCATCCAGTCGAGTCCGCACGAAGCTGGGGCTGTGGGCCTGGGGGGTGGGCGGTCTCTCGATCGCTCTCACCCTGTTCCACCTCTATACCGGGATCTTCGGCTCCCGGCCCTCCCTGATCCAGGGTGCCATCCACCTCGCCGGCGCCACCTCGATCATCTTCCTGCTGTACCCCGCGGGCAAGTCCGTCGAGCGTCGCGGCGGCAGAGCCGGAATCCCCTGGTGGGACGTGGTGCTGTCGCTGGTCGCGCTCGCGGTCAACCTGTACATCGTGGTGCGGTACTCGCATCTGACCAGCAATCTCGTCCAGATCATGGGCTTCGAGACCCTCGACTACGTGGTCGCCAGCCTGGGCATCGTGCTCACGCTCGAAGCGACCAGGCGCTGCGTCGGCCTGCCGATCGTGATCATCGGCCTGACGGCGATCGGCTATTCGACCGTGATCGTCGGCCAATCCTGGCAGGACTACGCGGTCGGCACCTTCTTCACCTCTCGCGCCGGCATCTTCGGAACGCCGATCCAGGTCTCCTCCACCTTCATCTTCCTGTTCCTGCTGTTCGCCGTGGTGCTGATCCGCACCAACATCGGGCTGCTCTTCAACGACCTGGCCTTCCGCCTCACCGGGCGCTTCACCGGTGGTCCGGCGAAGGCCGCGGTGGCGGCCTCCGGCCTGCAGGGGATGATCTCCGGCTCGTCGGTCGCGAACACCGTCGCCTCGGGATCCTTCACGATCCCGCTGATGAAGAAGGCCGGGTTCCGACCGCACTTCGCGGGCGCGGCCGAGGCCACCGCCTCCACGGGCGGGCAGATCATGCCGCCGATCATGGGCGCCGCCGCATTCATCATGGCGGAGTACACCGGGATCCCGTACAACGACATCATCGTCATCGCGATCATCCCGGCGGCCCTCTACTTTCTGGGGGCGTTCGTCTCCGTGCACTTCGAGGCGAAGCGCATGCGGATCAAGGGCATCCCCGCCTCGGAGCTGCCCGGGTGGAAGAGCATCCTGGCGAGGCTGGACCTGCTGGCCCCGCTGGTGATCATCGTGTTCATGATGCTGTCGGGCTTCTCGCCGGCGCGCGCCGCGCTGTGGGGTGTGGGAGTGGCCTTCGCCCTGAGCTTCCTGCGCAAGTCCACCCGGCTCTCGTTCACCGGGATCGTGGCGACGCTCGAGGCCGGCGCCCGCACCGCGCTCCCCGTGATCGCCGCCTGTGCGACCGCCGGCATCGTGGCCGGCACGGTCACCGGCACCGGCCTGGGCGGTCGGCTCGGCAACGCCGTCATCGACATCGCCCAGGGCAACTTCCTGCTGGTGCTGCTGATGACGATGATCGTCTGCCTGATCCTCGGCATGGGTCTGCCGACCACCGCGAACTACGTGGTCACCGCCACCGTCGCCGCGCCGATCCTGATCAACAACTTCGAGGTGCCGGTGATCGCTGCGCACATGTTCGTGTTCTTCTTCGGGATCCTCGCGGACGTCACCCCGCCGGTCTGCCTGGCCGCCTACGCCGGCTCCGGCATCGCGGGCTCCAATCCGCTCAAGACCGGCGTGACCGCGCTGCGGCTGGCGATCGCCGGCTTCCTCATCCCGTTCGTGTTCGTCCTGGAGCCGTCGCTGCTGCTCGCAGGCACCGTCGCCGAGCTGATCCCGGCTCTGGTGACGGTGATCCTGGGCATGGTCGCGATCGCGGCGGGCCTGGCCGGCTACTTCGTCACGGATGCCACGAAGATCGAACGGGTGGTGCTGGTCGTCGGCGGCGTGATGATGGTCTATCCGTGGATCGTCATCTCGGTGGTGGGCATCGTCCTGGCGGCAGCCGTGGTCGCGCTGCAGCTCATCCGGCGCGGTCGGCACCGCAGCGACCGCGGCTCCGCCCCGGTCGCCGCCTGA
- a CDS encoding DUF429 domain-containing protein — MHRTYVGIDLAAQPRRTGLAVLREDGERCVLDTVRVGAGDDALIGAVSGAAKAGVDVPLGWPRRFVELLAAHAALELSAPESTGDDWRRDLAMRATDRVVHRRTALTPLSVATDRIAHPALRWAGIEARMRDLGLDVARDGSGTLCEVYPAAALRIWGLAHRGYKGDKNQVPRAALVDTLSAREPSLDWNGHRALCASADDALDAVLAALIAREVDHGRAVPPDPEHLELAHQEGWIWLPRETPQEVGL, encoded by the coding sequence ATGCATCGCACGTACGTCGGCATCGATCTCGCCGCTCAGCCCCGCCGCACCGGCCTGGCGGTGCTCCGCGAGGACGGGGAGCGCTGTGTGCTCGACACGGTGCGGGTGGGGGCGGGGGACGACGCGCTGATCGGCGCGGTGTCCGGGGCCGCGAAGGCAGGGGTCGACGTTCCGCTGGGATGGCCCCGACGGTTCGTCGAGCTGCTCGCCGCGCACGCCGCGCTCGAGCTGTCCGCGCCGGAGTCCACCGGTGACGATTGGCGTCGTGACCTCGCGATGCGAGCGACGGATCGGGTGGTGCACCGGCGGACGGCCCTGACCCCGCTGAGCGTCGCGACGGACCGCATCGCCCACCCGGCGCTGCGGTGGGCCGGCATCGAGGCCCGGATGCGGGACCTCGGTCTCGACGTCGCGCGCGACGGCTCGGGAACGCTCTGCGAGGTGTACCCGGCGGCGGCGCTGCGGATCTGGGGACTCGCCCATCGCGGGTACAAGGGCGACAAGAACCAGGTGCCGCGGGCTGCGCTGGTCGACACGCTGAGTGCGCGAGAGCCGTCGCTGGACTGGAACGGGCACCGTGCGCTCTGCGCGTCCGCGGACGATGCACTGGATGCTGTGCTGGCGGCGCTCATCGCCCGCGAGGTCGACCACGGCCGTGCGGTCCCGCCGGACCCGGAGCACCTCGAGCTCGCCCATCAGGAGGGCTGGATCTGGCTCCCTCGCGAGACGCCGCAGGAGGTCGGTCTCTGA
- a CDS encoding sodium-translocating pyrophosphatase, whose protein sequence is MTPEAITLSAASLTTVAVIVVISLIAIAMALRFRTEVLRAKTGTDAMNEVAGAVQEGAAAYLRRQLRTLGVFAVIAFLLLLLLPTHGASGTEGMLLRAARSVAFLVGAAFSGLIGYLGMWLAVRANVRVAAAAHEVGRDPAMLIAVRTGACVGMATIGFGLLGAGIVVLIFGGDAALVLEGFGFGAAMVAMFMRVGGGIFTKAADVGADLVGKVEQNIPEDDPRNAATIADNVGDNVGDCAGMAADLFESYAVTLVAALILGRAAFGEAGMVFPLIVPAIGVLTALIGIYLTTPKDGQSALTTIRRSFLYSAVISAVLCTVAAFVYLPGSFAELGIEDSTAAVDDPRIIAAGAVAIGIALGVLILYLTGYYTSTEDRPVRQVAGTSRTGAATVVLSGFSLGLESAVFTALVIAAAVFGAFLLGGSGIAGLFAIALAGCGLLTTVGVIVAMDTFGPVTDNAQGIAEMSGDVDGEGAQVLTELDAVGNTTKAITKGIAIATAVLAATALFGSYTDAIHEVLGDRYQAFLDQSVVFSPQTLVGVIIGAAVVFLFSGLAISAVGRAAGAVVYEVRRQFREIAGIMEGTAKPEYGRVVDIVTRDSLRELATPGLLAVAAPIAVGFGLGAPALAGYLAGAISTGVLMAIMLANSGGAWDNAKKIVEDGHHGGKGSLAHEATIIGDTVGDPFKDTAGPSINPLIKVMNLVAVLIAPAVVGMSALSGDANPMRYLIAGAAVAAIAVAVTISIRRGVVLDTEDVEPAGNPAEAPSRETAPRPESH, encoded by the coding sequence ATGACCCCGGAAGCCATCACCCTCTCCGCGGCGAGTCTCACCACGGTGGCCGTGATCGTGGTGATCTCCCTGATCGCCATCGCCATGGCGCTGAGATTCCGCACCGAGGTGCTGCGGGCCAAGACGGGGACCGACGCCATGAACGAGGTCGCCGGTGCCGTCCAGGAGGGCGCCGCAGCCTACCTGCGCCGACAGCTGCGCACCCTGGGCGTCTTCGCCGTCATCGCCTTCCTGCTGCTCCTGCTGCTGCCCACCCACGGCGCGAGCGGCACCGAGGGGATGCTGCTGCGCGCAGCGCGCTCGGTCGCGTTCCTGGTGGGAGCCGCCTTCTCCGGTCTGATCGGCTACCTCGGGATGTGGCTGGCGGTGCGGGCGAACGTGCGGGTCGCCGCGGCGGCGCACGAGGTGGGCCGGGACCCGGCGATGCTCATCGCGGTGCGCACCGGTGCCTGCGTGGGGATGGCGACGATCGGTTTCGGCCTGCTCGGCGCCGGCATCGTGGTGCTGATCTTCGGCGGTGACGCCGCACTGGTGCTGGAGGGCTTCGGCTTCGGCGCCGCGATGGTGGCGATGTTCATGCGCGTCGGCGGCGGCATCTTCACCAAGGCCGCCGACGTCGGCGCCGACCTGGTGGGCAAGGTCGAGCAGAACATCCCCGAGGACGATCCCCGCAATGCCGCGACCATCGCGGACAACGTCGGCGACAACGTGGGCGACTGCGCCGGGATGGCCGCGGACCTCTTCGAGTCCTACGCGGTGACCCTGGTCGCCGCACTGATCCTGGGCCGGGCCGCCTTCGGCGAGGCGGGGATGGTGTTCCCCCTGATCGTCCCCGCGATCGGGGTGCTCACCGCCCTGATCGGCATCTACCTCACCACCCCTAAGGACGGCCAGAGCGCCCTGACCACGATCCGGCGCTCCTTCCTGTACTCGGCCGTGATCTCCGCGGTGCTGTGCACCGTCGCGGCCTTCGTCTACCTGCCCGGCAGCTTCGCCGAGCTCGGCATCGAGGACTCGACCGCCGCGGTCGACGACCCGAGGATCATCGCCGCCGGCGCGGTCGCGATCGGCATCGCCCTCGGCGTGCTGATCCTCTACCTCACCGGCTACTACACCAGCACCGAGGACCGGCCCGTGCGCCAGGTCGCCGGCACCTCCCGCACCGGCGCCGCGACCGTGGTGCTCTCCGGCTTCTCGCTGGGCCTGGAATCCGCGGTGTTCACCGCCCTGGTGATCGCCGCGGCGGTGTTCGGCGCCTTCCTGCTGGGCGGATCCGGGATCGCCGGCCTGTTCGCCATCGCCCTGGCCGGCTGCGGCCTGCTGACCACCGTCGGCGTGATCGTCGCGATGGACACCTTCGGCCCGGTCACCGACAACGCCCAGGGGATCGCCGAGATGTCCGGCGATGTGGACGGCGAGGGCGCCCAGGTGCTCACCGAGCTCGACGCCGTCGGCAACACCACCAAGGCGATCACCAAGGGCATCGCGATCGCCACCGCCGTGCTCGCCGCGACCGCCCTGTTCGGCTCCTACACCGACGCCATCCACGAGGTGCTCGGCGACCGGTATCAGGCCTTCCTGGACCAGTCCGTCGTCTTCTCCCCGCAGACTCTCGTGGGCGTGATCATCGGCGCCGCGGTGGTGTTCCTGTTCTCCGGCCTCGCGATCAGCGCCGTCGGTCGCGCCGCCGGCGCCGTCGTCTACGAGGTGCGCCGCCAGTTCCGGGAGATCGCCGGGATCATGGAGGGCACCGCGAAGCCGGAGTACGGGCGCGTGGTCGACATCGTCACCCGCGACTCGCTGCGGGAGCTGGCCACCCCCGGCCTGCTCGCCGTGGCCGCGCCCATCGCGGTCGGCTTCGGGCTCGGCGCCCCGGCCCTGGCCGGCTACCTCGCCGGCGCCATCTCCACCGGCGTGCTGATGGCGATCATGCTCGCGAACTCCGGTGGCGCCTGGGACAACGCCAAGAAGATCGTGGAGGACGGCCACCACGGCGGCAAGGGCTCCCTCGCCCATGAGGCCACCATCATCGGCGACACCGTCGGCGATCCGTTCAAGGACACCGCCGGTCCCTCGATCAACCCGCTGATCAAGGTGATGAACCTGGTGGCCGTGCTGATCGCCCCCGCCGTGGTGGGGATGAGCGCGCTCAGCGGGGACGCGAACCCGATGCGCTACCTGATCGCCGGGGCGGCCGTGGCCGCGATCGCGGTGGCCGTGACCATCTCCATCCGCCGCGGCGTGGTGCTGGACACCGAGGACGTGGAGCCGGCCGGGAACCCGGCCGAGGCACCCAGCCGGGAGACGGCGCCGCGGCCGGAATCGCACTGA
- a CDS encoding dodecin: MAGHVYNVTEIVGTSPESSDDAVKNALAQASKTLRNLDWFEVQSIRGHLEDGYVADWQVTIKIGFRHDG, encoded by the coding sequence ATGGCAGGCCACGTCTACAACGTCACCGAGATCGTCGGCACCTCACCGGAGAGCAGCGACGATGCGGTGAAGAACGCTCTCGCCCAGGCATCCAAGACCCTGCGGAACCTGGACTGGTTCGAGGTCCAGTCCATCCGTGGCCATCTCGAGGACGGCTACGTCGCCGATTGGCAGGTGACGATCAAGATCGGCTTCCGCCACGACGGCTGA
- a CDS encoding 1-acyl-sn-glycerol-3-phosphate acyltransferase: MLRRLLARAFWAVAPWQLVTEPAPRRPSVIIGAPHTSNWDFVIMLAISWRLRMPMRWLGKHTLFTSWRGPLMRALGGIPVDRSAPSRVVEEVVARLHAGERFGLVVTPDGTRGAHAHWKSGFYRIAQATGMPVVLGYVDRTTMTTGLGPSIELSGDIGADMDRIRAYYADKAGYRPAKRVEPRLREEGGGTASAG, translated from the coding sequence ATGCTCCGTCGCCTTCTCGCCCGTGCCTTCTGGGCCGTCGCCCCCTGGCAGCTCGTCACCGAGCCCGCTCCGCGCCGTCCCTCCGTGATCATCGGGGCCCCGCACACCTCGAACTGGGACTTCGTGATCATGCTGGCCATCTCCTGGAGGCTGCGGATGCCGATGCGCTGGCTCGGCAAGCACACCCTGTTCACCTCCTGGCGGGGTCCGCTGATGCGGGCGCTCGGCGGGATCCCGGTGGACCGCTCGGCACCGAGCCGGGTGGTCGAGGAGGTGGTGGCCCGGCTGCACGCCGGTGAGAGGTTCGGTCTGGTGGTCACGCCCGACGGCACGCGCGGCGCGCACGCCCACTGGAAATCCGGCTTCTACCGCATCGCGCAGGCCACCGGGATGCCGGTGGTGCTCGGCTACGTGGATCGCACCACCATGACCACGGGCCTGGGACCGAGCATCGAGCTGAGCGGGGACATCGGTGCGGATATGGACCGCATCCGTGCGTACTACGCGGACAAGGCCGGCTACCGCCCGGCGAAGCGGGTCGAACCGCGCCTGCGGGAGGAGGGCGGGGGCACAGCATCGGCCGGCTGA
- a CDS encoding 4a-hydroxytetrahydrobiopterin dehydratase gives MADSKKTLTSAEIAEAALTDWRQDGETLTARFATGDFATGLDLVGRIGASAEEANHHPDLTLTYPEVTVTLSSHDVGGITSRDLALARRISEHAAALDIAATSA, from the coding sequence ATGGCTGATTCGAAGAAGACCCTGACCTCCGCCGAGATCGCCGAGGCCGCGCTCACCGACTGGCGTCAGGACGGCGAGACGCTCACCGCGCGTTTCGCCACCGGTGACTTCGCGACCGGCCTCGATCTCGTCGGCCGCATCGGAGCATCCGCCGAGGAGGCGAACCACCACCCCGACCTCACCCTCACCTATCCCGAGGTCACCGTGACGCTCTCGAGCCACGACGTCGGCGGGATCACCTCCCGCGACCTCGCTCTCGCACGCCGGATCAGCGAGCATGCCGCAGCTCTCGACATCGCGGCGACCTCCGCCTGA
- a CDS encoding DUF3152 domain-containing protein, with translation MSHPTAPRPQLRLTRRGRLLRSGLVLLLAVLLILALTLVLRTLGGEGEPVSAAASSTPSAMASDGGGEGQDGSPAARPSPTPVAEAGAAEEAAESAEIVRSGTVGDGTWTVAAAAAAPAESAAGSTVRTYALRVEGGTGIGADEAAARIAEVLADPRGWQDLEDVTFQQVATLEDAELTISLASPPTVDELCLPARTGGLWSCRVGPDVVLNSDRWLHATPTYDDLSEYRAYMINHEVGHFLGHSHARCGGAGEASPVMLQQSIDLQGCVPNAWPADAPSR, from the coding sequence GTGTCCCACCCCACAGCGCCTCGTCCGCAGCTCCGGCTCACCCGTCGAGGTCGCCTCCTCCGCTCCGGCCTGGTGCTGCTGCTGGCCGTCCTGCTGATCCTCGCACTGACCCTGGTCCTGCGCACCCTCGGCGGTGAGGGCGAGCCCGTCAGCGCCGCCGCCTCGAGCACGCCGTCGGCGATGGCGAGCGACGGGGGCGGGGAGGGCCAGGACGGCAGCCCCGCAGCACGCCCCTCCCCCACCCCCGTGGCCGAGGCAGGCGCCGCGGAGGAGGCCGCCGAGAGCGCGGAGATCGTCCGCTCCGGCACGGTGGGCGACGGCACCTGGACCGTCGCCGCAGCTGCCGCCGCCCCTGCCGAGAGCGCAGCAGGGAGCACGGTCCGCACCTACGCGCTGCGCGTCGAGGGCGGGACCGGGATCGGCGCCGACGAGGCGGCGGCCCGGATCGCTGAGGTCCTCGCCGATCCGCGCGGCTGGCAGGACCTCGAGGATGTGACGTTCCAGCAGGTGGCGACGCTCGAGGACGCCGAGCTCACGATCTCACTGGCCTCCCCTCCGACGGTCGACGAGCTGTGCCTCCCGGCGAGGACAGGTGGGCTGTGGAGCTGTCGCGTCGGGCCCGACGTGGTGCTGAACTCGGATCGCTGGCTGCACGCCACCCCCACCTACGACGATCTGAGCGAGTACCGCGCCTACATGATCAATCACGAGGTGGGGCACTTCCTCGGGCACAGCCATGCGCGCTGCGGCGGTGCGGGAGAAGCGTCACCGGTGATGCTCCAGCAGTCGATCGACCTGCAGGGCTGTGTGCCCAACGCCTGGCCCGCCGACGCACCGTCCCGCTGA
- the arfB gene encoding alternative ribosome rescue aminoacyl-tRNA hydrolase ArfB, which yields MDDLRVTPGPGAPHGLLVPAAELSEQFSHASGPGGQGVNTTDSRVQLSLDLATTTALDEVQRTRALAHLAGKLAGAVLTVTAAEQRSQHQNRRAARERLATLLRESVAPPVARRATRPTRASKRRRLEAKRRRAVLKQTRRPPGSE from the coding sequence ATGGACGATCTGCGGGTGACCCCCGGCCCGGGCGCACCGCACGGCCTGCTCGTGCCCGCCGCGGAGCTGTCCGAGCAGTTCTCCCATGCCTCCGGCCCCGGAGGACAAGGGGTCAACACCACCGATTCGCGGGTCCAGCTGAGCCTGGACCTGGCCACCACCACGGCGCTGGACGAGGTCCAGCGCACGCGCGCGCTCGCCCACCTGGCCGGGAAGCTCGCCGGCGCCGTCCTCACCGTCACCGCCGCCGAACAGCGCTCCCAACACCAGAATCGTCGCGCGGCGCGTGAACGTCTCGCCACCCTGCTGCGCGAGTCGGTCGCTCCCCCGGTGGCGCGTCGTGCGACCCGCCCCACCAGGGCATCGAAGCGTCGGCGGCTGGAGGCGAAGCGACGGCGAGCGGTGCTCAAGCAGACGCGGCGCCCGCCCGGTTCCGAGTGA
- the efeU gene encoding iron uptake transporter permease EfeU → MFLPNLLIALREGLEATLVVSILVAYLVKSQRRDVLPKLWIGVAVAAALPLLLGAVLTWGPKTLTFQAQEILGGSLALLAVALTTGMIFWMSRHARGQKQGLEGELSRALARGAGWGVALVAIAAVGREGLETALFVWATVKSSVENSVAATTAGLVVGLALAIVLGILIYRGALHLNLGRFFTWTGGFLILIAAGIVAYGIGDFQEAGVLPGLYTHAWDLSALLPATTSPVYWLYVVGQAMFQVNVQPTVLQVVAWLLYAVPVSVLFVRRVRAGAPRPAREAAVPATAAV, encoded by the coding sequence ATGTTCCTCCCGAATCTGCTGATCGCCCTGCGCGAGGGGCTCGAGGCGACGCTCGTGGTGAGCATCCTCGTGGCCTACCTGGTGAAGTCCCAGCGCCGCGATGTGCTGCCGAAGCTGTGGATCGGCGTCGCGGTCGCGGCCGCGCTCCCGCTGCTCCTCGGCGCGGTGCTCACCTGGGGACCGAAGACCCTCACGTTCCAGGCGCAGGAGATCCTCGGCGGCTCGCTCGCGCTGCTGGCCGTCGCCCTGACCACCGGGATGATCTTCTGGATGTCCAGGCATGCGCGCGGGCAGAAGCAGGGCCTCGAGGGCGAGCTGAGTCGGGCCCTGGCCCGCGGCGCCGGCTGGGGCGTGGCCCTGGTGGCGATCGCGGCCGTCGGCCGGGAGGGCCTGGAGACGGCGCTGTTCGTGTGGGCGACGGTGAAGTCCTCGGTCGAGAACTCGGTGGCCGCGACCACCGCCGGGCTCGTCGTGGGGCTGGCCCTGGCGATCGTGCTGGGCATCCTCATCTATCGCGGCGCCCTGCACCTGAACCTGGGTCGCTTCTTCACCTGGACCGGTGGTTTCCTGATCCTCATCGCCGCCGGGATCGTCGCCTACGGGATCGGTGACTTCCAGGAGGCCGGCGTGCTGCCGGGCCTGTACACACACGCCTGGGACCTCTCGGCCCTGCTGCCCGCGACCACCTCCCCGGTGTACTGGCTGTACGTCGTCGGCCAGGCGATGTTCCAGGTCAACGTGCAGCCGACGGTCCTGCAGGTGGTCGCCTGGCTGCTGTATGCCGTCCCGGTGAGCGTCCTGTTCGTCCGCCGCGTACGGGCCGGCGCCCCGCGTCCCGCTCGCGAGGCTGCGGTCCCCGCGACCGCCGCCGTCTGA